One Streptomyces sp. NBC_00554 DNA segment encodes these proteins:
- a CDS encoding ThuA domain-containing protein, whose amino-acid sequence MRRLRRGPAILAMALTCALLTPFGQAEAAPDRQAAAFDVLVFSKTAGFRHDAIPAGITALQTLGQQNDFTVTATEDAAAFTTANLSGYEAVVFLNTTGDVLNASQQTAFQTYVDSGGGYFGVHAAADTEYDWPYYGQLVGAYFQSHPAIQQATVKNEDRTHPATAHLGATWTRTDELYNYRTNPRAGVRVLQTLDETTYTGGEMGADHPITWCHGQGTGRSFYTGLGHTIESYSDPAFRSLLLGAVRYAAGQVSADCSPAASTGPVEGESFTSGSGVQAAGHTPASGGQTLGYIDNGDWAGYASVSTAGATSFAAKVSSAGAGGTIEIRSGSATGTLLGSVTVPVTGGWETFTTVSTTLTATASGPLFLRFTGGSGSLFDIDTFTLGTEPPASSDLSPNVHLFYYPWYGSPAVNGSWRHWQQGGRTPPDDIGADLYPALGAYDSADYAGAVAQHMKWVARSGAGVIVYSWWGQGGYEDQLARGVLDAAQKEGVKVAWHLEPYTGRTAASTVADIQYINSTYGGHPAFYRDAEHAEKGAFYVFESLKITDWAALDQVTGTSIVLAQTTDTTKIAHFSGLYTYDGIAGATAPGWKQAGDYARANNLIWAPSVAPGYLDDRAVPGNTTPTVDRAGGAAYDRQWNNALDPAIGGSPTWVSVTSFNEWHEGSSIEPADSTPPAGHGYLTYEGAYGLTGEAAQTAYLDRTAYWVGLFRTTLRD is encoded by the coding sequence ATGCGGCGACTGCGCCGCGGCCCGGCCATCCTCGCCATGGCACTGACCTGCGCACTGCTGACCCCCTTCGGCCAGGCCGAGGCAGCCCCCGACCGGCAGGCAGCAGCCTTCGACGTCCTCGTGTTCTCCAAGACCGCCGGCTTCCGGCACGACGCGATCCCGGCCGGCATCACCGCCCTGCAAACCCTGGGCCAGCAGAACGACTTCACCGTCACCGCCACCGAGGACGCCGCCGCCTTCACCACCGCCAACCTGTCCGGCTACGAGGCGGTGGTCTTCCTCAACACCACCGGCGACGTCCTCAACGCCTCCCAGCAGACCGCCTTCCAGACGTACGTCGACTCCGGCGGCGGCTACTTCGGGGTGCACGCGGCCGCCGACACCGAGTACGACTGGCCCTACTACGGCCAGCTCGTCGGCGCCTACTTCCAGAGCCACCCCGCGATCCAACAGGCCACGGTCAAGAACGAGGACCGCACCCATCCGGCGACCGCGCACCTGGGCGCCACCTGGACACGCACCGACGAGTTGTACAACTACCGCACGAATCCACGCGCAGGCGTCCGCGTCCTGCAGACCCTGGACGAAACGACCTACACCGGCGGCGAGATGGGCGCCGACCACCCCATCACCTGGTGCCACGGCCAGGGCACGGGCCGCTCCTTCTACACCGGCCTCGGCCACACGATCGAGTCCTACAGCGACCCGGCCTTCCGTTCCCTGCTGCTCGGCGCCGTGCGCTACGCGGCCGGTCAGGTCTCGGCCGACTGCTCTCCGGCGGCCAGTACCGGACCGGTCGAGGGCGAGTCCTTCACGTCGGGCTCCGGCGTACAGGCCGCGGGCCACACCCCGGCCAGCGGTGGCCAGACCCTCGGCTACATCGACAACGGCGACTGGGCCGGATACGCCTCCGTCTCCACCGCGGGCGCCACGTCCTTCGCCGCCAAGGTCTCCTCGGCGGGCGCGGGCGGCACCATCGAGATCCGCTCCGGCTCGGCCACCGGCACCCTGCTCGGCTCGGTGACGGTACCGGTGACCGGCGGCTGGGAGACCTTCACGACGGTCTCGACAACACTGACCGCCACCGCCTCCGGCCCGCTGTTCCTGAGATTCACCGGCGGGAGCGGATCCCTGTTCGACATCGACACCTTCACCCTCGGCACCGAGCCTCCCGCCTCCAGCGACCTGTCCCCGAACGTGCACCTCTTCTACTACCCCTGGTACGGCAGCCCGGCGGTCAACGGCAGTTGGCGGCACTGGCAGCAAGGCGGCCGCACACCGCCCGATGACATCGGCGCCGACCTCTACCCGGCGCTGGGCGCCTACGACTCCGCCGACTACGCGGGCGCCGTCGCCCAGCACATGAAGTGGGTCGCCCGGTCCGGCGCCGGAGTCATCGTCTACAGCTGGTGGGGCCAGGGCGGTTACGAGGACCAGCTCGCCCGGGGTGTGCTCGACGCGGCGCAGAAGGAAGGCGTCAAGGTCGCCTGGCACCTGGAGCCGTACACCGGCCGCACCGCCGCCTCGACCGTCGCCGACATCCAGTACATCAACAGCACCTACGGGGGCCATCCGGCCTTCTACCGGGACGCCGAACACGCCGAAAAGGGCGCGTTCTACGTCTTCGAGAGCCTGAAGATCACCGACTGGGCGGCCCTCGACCAGGTGACCGGCACCAGCATCGTGCTCGCGCAGACCACCGACACCACCAAGATCGCGCACTTCTCCGGCCTGTACACCTACGACGGAATCGCGGGCGCCACCGCTCCCGGCTGGAAGCAGGCGGGCGACTACGCCCGCGCCAACAACCTGATCTGGGCCCCGTCCGTCGCCCCCGGCTACCTCGACGACCGTGCGGTGCCGGGCAACACGACACCCACCGTCGACCGGGCCGGCGGCGCGGCCTACGACAGGCAGTGGAACAACGCCCTCGACCCCGCGATCGGCGGCTCGCCCACCTGGGTGTCGGTCACGTCCTTCAACGAATGGCACGAAGGGAGTTCGATCGAACCGGCCGACTCCACCCCGCCCGCGGGCCACGGCTATCTGACGTACGAAGGCGCCTACGGCCTGACCGGTGAGGCGGCACAGACGGCCTACCTGGACCGCACCGCGTACTGGGTCGGCCTCTTCCGGACGACGCTGCGCGACTGA
- a CDS encoding TetR/AcrR family transcriptional regulator yields MTREEKTDLRREAGQRTRDGLQTAALELLAQRGQEGVTLREITARAGANVAAVSYHFGSLKALCDSAIEHALERYLDAQILALGSLGSTSTLHEVAAAFARPMVRALAAGGQDLAVMRTVARVSIDPPQGWERLTGKFDQSRREALRVLTTNLPGVDEQELIFRTRCAAGLLNWLALAPIGAELAALSAEQIERQLVSVVAGAFRGDAAVGR; encoded by the coding sequence GTGACCCGGGAGGAAAAGACGGACCTGCGCCGAGAGGCCGGTCAGCGCACGCGGGACGGCCTGCAGACGGCCGCCCTGGAGCTGCTCGCGCAACGAGGCCAGGAGGGCGTGACACTCCGCGAGATCACAGCTCGCGCCGGAGCCAACGTCGCCGCGGTGAGTTACCACTTCGGGTCGCTGAAAGCGCTGTGCGACTCGGCGATCGAGCACGCGTTGGAACGGTATCTGGACGCGCAGATCCTGGCACTCGGTTCGCTTGGCTCCACTTCCACACTCCACGAGGTGGCAGCAGCCTTCGCCAGGCCGATGGTGCGCGCACTGGCGGCCGGTGGACAGGACCTGGCCGTGATGCGGACTGTGGCGCGCGTCAGCATCGATCCGCCCCAAGGGTGGGAGCGGCTGACCGGCAAGTTCGACCAGAGTCGCCGGGAGGCCCTCCGGGTGCTGACGACGAACCTTCCCGGAGTCGACGAGCAGGAACTGATCTTCCGTACGCGATGCGCAGCCGGCCTGCTGAACTGGCTCGCGCTGGCCCCCATCGGCGCCGAGCTGGCCGCCCTGTCCGCCGAGCAGATCGAGCGGCAGCTGGTCTCCGTGGTGGCTGGGGCGTTCCGCGGGGACGCCGCCGTCGGCCGCTGA
- a CDS encoding nuclear transport factor 2 family protein has translation MKLLSRKTITATAAIAILGGLSIAAAPTQSAGPVAGSAADRADLSPGALSKLPLTDRHLTKHERANLAVVLRAYHVAEGDSLDVNAFVNSFTKDGVFNDVVAGQSYQGEALGGVPTYMANLFPDVHRELKRITVNGDVVSIELSIQGTFEGPLQSPAGTVKPTGAKVDVPTADFWYLRNGKVEKFNCFVGYSKMYSDMGVNFDWASAVNKP, from the coding sequence ATGAAGTTGCTCAGCCGGAAGACGATCACCGCCACGGCCGCGATAGCGATCCTGGGTGGTCTTTCCATCGCCGCTGCCCCGACACAGTCCGCAGGCCCCGTCGCCGGCAGCGCGGCGGACCGCGCGGACCTGAGTCCTGGCGCGCTGTCGAAGCTGCCGCTCACGGACCGCCACCTGACCAAGCACGAGAGGGCCAATCTCGCGGTCGTCCTGCGCGCGTACCACGTGGCCGAGGGCGACAGCCTGGACGTCAACGCCTTCGTCAACAGCTTCACCAAGGACGGCGTCTTCAACGACGTGGTCGCCGGCCAGTCCTATCAGGGCGAGGCGCTCGGGGGCGTTCCGACCTACATGGCCAACCTCTTCCCCGATGTTCACCGTGAACTCAAGCGCATCACCGTGAACGGCGACGTGGTCAGCATCGAGCTGTCGATCCAGGGCACGTTCGAGGGACCGCTCCAGTCACCCGCAGGCACCGTCAAGCCGACCGGCGCGAAGGTCGACGTACCGACCGCCGACTTCTGGTACCTGCGCAACGGCAAGGTCGAGAAGTTCAACTGCTTCGTCGGGTACTCGAAGATGTACTCCGACATGGGCGTGAACTTCGACTGGGCCTCGGCGGTCAACAAGCCCTGA
- a CDS encoding NAD-dependent epimerase/dehydratase family protein produces MNTEDLSFPEDEKVLVTGGSGFVGSHTVVRLLREGHRIRAAVRGPAQEAQVLEALRQAGVDRSDLLEFAVADLSADDGWAQAMDGIAHVLHHASPFPPTPPETEDEVILPARDGALRVIAAARDAGIPRVVMTSSFAAVGYTLTPDNHYTEENWTDPDTPGLPAYHKSKVLAETAAWDYVKTNGGIELAVVNPTGIFGPQLVDRPSGSIGLVKALMAGALSVVPVWNFGVVDVRDVVDLHLRAMLHPKAAGERFLANSGSSSLFKIANILREQFPAAADRLPATELTIEQVREGAKTEPALKDAAVLEGRIPNISHEKASSVLGWEPLDVRDTIVATAEALIELGAVTLPE; encoded by the coding sequence ATGAACACAGAAGACCTCTCATTCCCCGAAGACGAGAAGGTGCTGGTCACCGGCGGCAGCGGTTTCGTCGGCTCCCACACGGTCGTCCGCCTGTTGCGCGAGGGTCATCGCATCCGGGCGGCGGTCCGGGGGCCCGCGCAGGAGGCTCAAGTGCTGGAGGCGCTCCGGCAGGCCGGAGTCGATCGGTCGGACCTGCTGGAGTTCGCGGTCGCGGACCTCAGCGCCGACGATGGCTGGGCGCAGGCCATGGACGGGATCGCGCACGTCCTGCACCACGCGTCGCCCTTCCCGCCCACTCCTCCCGAGACGGAGGACGAGGTCATCCTCCCCGCCCGCGACGGCGCACTGCGGGTGATCGCCGCCGCCCGCGACGCCGGGATCCCTCGGGTCGTGATGACGTCCTCCTTCGCCGCGGTCGGGTACACCCTGACGCCCGACAACCACTACACGGAGGAGAACTGGACCGACCCGGACACCCCCGGGCTGCCCGCCTACCACAAGTCGAAGGTGCTGGCCGAGACTGCGGCGTGGGACTACGTCAAGACCAACGGGGGCATTGAGCTGGCGGTCGTCAATCCCACGGGCATCTTCGGCCCCCAGCTCGTGGACCGGCCCTCGGGCTCCATCGGACTGGTCAAGGCCCTCATGGCCGGCGCGCTGTCCGTGGTGCCGGTCTGGAACTTCGGCGTCGTCGACGTGCGTGACGTCGTGGACCTGCATCTGCGCGCGATGCTGCACCCGAAGGCGGCGGGCGAGCGATTCCTCGCCAACAGTGGATCATCGAGCCTGTTCAAGATCGCGAACATCCTTCGCGAGCAATTCCCCGCCGCGGCCGACCGGCTGCCCGCGACGGAACTGACCATCGAGCAGGTACGCGAGGGTGCGAAGACCGAGCCCGCGCTGAAGGACGCCGCCGTTCTGGAGGGCCGGATCCCCAACATCAGCCACGAGAAGGCCAGTTCCGTCCTTGGCTGGGAGCCCCTGGACGTCAGGGACACCATCGTGGCAACCGCGGAGGCCCTGATCGAGCTGGGCGCGGTCACCTTGCCGGAGTAG
- a CDS encoding TetR/AcrR family transcriptional regulator yields MTGTETTQRRPRADGQRNRARILEAALRLFVERGPDVPFTEIAKQAGVGVGTVYRHFPAREDLIEAAYRSELDAVCAGAVELLEQVPPQDALRIWMDRFVDYWATKIGLTEALEAVVAAGRDPFAQSRGLVDEAVGTLLAATAAAGATRPEIEADDVVVALSGIAMVAPVLEDHDQVSRVLDLLYEGIRVRP; encoded by the coding sequence GTGACCGGAACCGAGACGACTCAGCGCAGACCGCGCGCGGACGGGCAGCGCAATCGCGCCCGCATCCTCGAGGCGGCACTGCGCCTGTTCGTCGAGCGGGGTCCCGACGTCCCCTTCACCGAGATCGCCAAACAGGCCGGCGTCGGTGTCGGCACCGTCTACCGCCACTTCCCGGCCCGCGAAGACCTCATCGAGGCGGCCTACCGCTCGGAACTGGATGCCGTCTGCGCCGGGGCCGTAGAACTGCTGGAGCAGGTGCCACCCCAAGACGCCCTGCGGATCTGGATGGACCGGTTCGTCGACTACTGGGCCACCAAGATCGGCCTGACGGAGGCGCTCGAAGCCGTCGTGGCCGCGGGCAGGGACCCGTTCGCACAGAGCCGCGGGCTGGTCGACGAAGCCGTCGGCACGCTGCTGGCGGCAACCGCGGCGGCGGGGGCCACGCGTCCCGAGATCGAAGCGGACGATGTGGTGGTGGCCCTCAGCGGTATCGCCATGGTCGCGCCTGTGCTCGAGGACCACGATCAGGTGAGCCGGGTGCTCGACCTCCTTTACGAGGGAATCCGCGTCCGGCCCTGA